Below is a window of Spelaeicoccus albus DNA.
GGAGACCTGCCGCCGCGCCGGTTCCGCGATTCCGGCATGGTCTGGGGGCCGGACGGCCACGCCGCGGCGCCTCCGGACATGAATGCCGGCGCGCTGTGCCGGGCAAGTGTGGATGAGGCGGCCGCGTACCTGGTGCGGATCGTGCTCGACCTGCGCCCCGACGTCGTCATCACGTACAACAAGGACGGCGGGTACGGTCACCCCGATCATGTGCGCACCCATGACCTGACGTTCGCTGCGTTGGCACGGTGCGCGGATGCCGGGTGGCAGCCCGCGAAAGTGTACGAGATCGAAATGCCGGAGACCGAGCTGCGCCGGTCGTTCGATCCGGGGCAGCCGGGGTTCGCCGAGACGGGATTCGACCCGGTCCGCGCTATTCCGATAGTGCCCACGCCCGACGCCGACGTGACGACCGCCATCGACATCTCCCCGTACTTCGGTGCGAAACTCTCCGGCTTGCACAAGCACGCCACCCAAGTGCAGGTGTCGGGCGAGTTCATGGCACTGTCGAATCACGTGGGGCAACGGGTGTTGCCCACCGAGTACTACCGCAGAGTTCGCCCGGAGGGGCGGCTGGAAGGGCTCGAGACGGACCTACTGGCAGGAGTGGAAGAGATGACGGACGCCGAGCCGGTTCCCGGTAACGAGCCGGAGATCGTGCCGATGGTGCGCGGCGCCGGTGGCCGGTCGCGCATGGTTGCCGGTTACCTGTTCGCCGTCATCGTGGGGATCCTCGTCGCGCTGCTCGGCACAGTCGATCATCAAATCTCCCTCATGGTCGGATCGCAGATGATCGCGGTGGGGCTGATCATGGGGCTCGTCGCTGTCGCGCTGGTCGAGATGTGTCTCGGGCTGTGGTCCCGCCGGATCGGCCCGGTCGTCACGGTCGGCGTGCTCTGCTTCCTGGCCGCCACGATTTTCGGTCAGCAAGGCCCGGGCGGTGCCGTGCTGATCCCGGGCAATATGCGCGGAGTGGCGTGGACTATTGCTCCGGTCATCATCACGTTCATCATGGTCTTCGTGATCGCCAAACTGGTCCCGGCCCGCGGACCCCGGGGCCGGACTGGGCAGGATCGGACTGAGCAACTCTAGGCCCGCCAGTAGCCGTACCGGTGGTGAACGGAAAAGCCGAGCTTTTCGTACAAGGCGATCGCGGCGTCGTTGTCGGCCGCAACCTGCAACGCCATGGATCTGATGCCCTGCTGCGCCGCCTTGGCCGCCAGCATGCCGATCATGAACACCGCGACGCCGCGCCGGCGTTGTGATTCGGCGACGGTGATATCGGACAGCACCGCCCATTTGCGAGCCACTGCCATGCGCGCCACCCCGACCGGCACGCCGTCGGGCGCGGCATTCGCCCCCTTACTGCCGGTATCGCCCGCGCCGGCCACGGCAAAGAACTGATCGCTGGCCGACGTCAGAAGTTGGTCAAGCGCCTCGGGGTGCTCGTCCGGGAACCCGAGACCGGCATAAAACGCGTTTGTCGGCGCCGTGGCCGCGTCCACGCGGTACTCCCGGGCGCCGGGAATCGTCATGACCGCTTCTCGGGCGAGCGCCGCCACTTCGCCGCTGGCCGCCGTGAACACCAGCGACGGCGCAAACTCGTGCCATCCAGCCGATTCGACGGCGTCCTTGGCGGGATGCGTGCTGCTGGGCGGCGAGTACAGGCACACCGTTGGCGGGAGGCCGAGCTCGTCGTACCACAGCCGGACGGCGTCCAGCGCCTTCTCGTGCGACATTCCGGTATCGCCCAATGCCAACGCCGAGTTGGCGCGCTTGGTATGGCCTCCCGCCGCGCGCAACAGCCAGCCGGCACGGGTGGGTTCGCTTTCGTCGTCCGTGGTCAGATTCGTTTCGTGGAGCCAGCGGGTGACCGGCGGCCACCAGGCTTCCGCCAAAAGCCCCTCGAGGTCGGTGCACGAGATGGTTCGATGGGACGGGCCCGGCCGCGTCGGCGCCGGCGGCACCTCGTGGCCCAGAATGATCTGCTCGAGCGGCACCGCCACGTCACCGCGCTTGGTGCGCAAGACAAGTTCCGTCTCCGAGCGCGCCGTCACGGTGCCGACCGCGTCGGTGGCCTGATCGCCCGACAGGTACCGGACGACGACGCGCAGGCCGGGCTCCCAGCCGGCCCACGCGGGTGGATTCGACTCGCCGGGCGAGGATGTGTTGTGATTCATGACGTCTTGGAAGCTCCTCATACGGAATGTCAGAGATAATAAAACTACCCGGTGGCATAGAGTGAGTGAGACGCCGCCGGTTCATCGGCTCGAGGAGGAAACCCCACAGTGACGTACGTG
It encodes the following:
- a CDS encoding GNAT family N-acetyltransferase; amino-acid sequence: MNHNTSSPGESNPPAWAGWEPGLRVVVRYLSGDQATDAVGTVTARSETELVLRTKRGDVAVPLEQIILGHEVPPAPTRPGPSHRTISCTDLEGLLAEAWWPPVTRWLHETNLTTDDESEPTRAGWLLRAAGGHTKRANSALALGDTGMSHEKALDAVRLWYDELGLPPTVCLYSPPSSTHPAKDAVESAGWHEFAPSLVFTAASGEVAALAREAVMTIPGAREYRVDAATAPTNAFYAGLGFPDEHPEALDQLLTSASDQFFAVAGAGDTGSKGANAAPDGVPVGVARMAVARKWAVLSDITVAESQRRRGVAVFMIGMLAAKAAQQGIRSMALQVAADNDAAIALYEKLGFSVHHRYGYWRA
- the mshB gene encoding N-acetyl-1-D-myo-inositol-2-amino-2-deoxy-alpha-D-glucopyranoside deacetylase, which produces MTAVPRLLFVHAHPDDETITCGGTMARYAATGAHVTVVTCTRGELGEVIPKDLAHLEAAQTEADRTASGRNGDELAAHREGELAEAMQALRVVDHRFLGDVPAGGDLPPRRFRDSGMVWGPDGHAAAPPDMNAGALCRASVDEAAAYLVRIVLDLRPDVVITYNKDGGYGHPDHVRTHDLTFAALARCADAGWQPAKVYEIEMPETELRRSFDPGQPGFAETGFDPVRAIPIVPTPDADVTTAIDISPYFGAKLSGLHKHATQVQVSGEFMALSNHVGQRVLPTEYYRRVRPEGRLEGLETDLLAGVEEMTDAEPVPGNEPEIVPMVRGAGGRSRMVAGYLFAVIVGILVALLGTVDHQISLMVGSQMIAVGLIMGLVAVALVEMCLGLWSRRIGPVVTVGVLCFLAATIFGQQGPGGAVLIPGNMRGVAWTIAPVIITFIMVFVIAKLVPARGPRGRTGQDRTEQL